Proteins encoded together in one Anticarsia gemmatalis isolate Benzon Research Colony breed Stoneville strain chromosome 1, ilAntGemm2 primary, whole genome shotgun sequence window:
- the LOC142981813 gene encoding gamma-glutamylcyclotransferase-like, with protein MTTKMIDIYKQDTFLYFAYSANLLTFRVKMFNPTAEFVSIARLDNYRLDFIKYSKFWGGPTATIVPTANAHTWGVIWRLHKDDKISLDDQKGVDIKTFFVKFVTVHTPHMGDFICRSYMKKVYPLPRGDNDSIPVERWPSRTYKEVLIMGARQHGLPEHYIKFLRRLKHNGDDGGWFTGLLLRRYANNKVCECRVPGRIPREPLKKTLTWSAKVKKSKG; from the exons ATGACCACTAAGatgatagatatttataaacaagataCTTTCCTGTATTTCGCTTATAGTGCCAATTTACTAACATTTagagtaaaaatgtttaatccTACAGCAGAATTTGTTTCCATAGCGAGGTTGGAC AATTACAGACTTGACTTCATAAAGTACTCCAAGTTCTGGGGTGGACCTACTGCTACTATAGTGCCCACAGCAAATGCTCATACGTGGGGAGTCATATGGAGATTACACAAAGACGATAAGATTTCACTCGACGA CCAAAAAGGGGTGGATATCAAAACTTTCTTTGTTAAATTCGTCACTGTGCACACGCCACATATGGGAGATTTTATATGCCGCTCATATATGAAGAAAGTGTATCCATTACCTAGAGGTGACAATGACTCAATACCCGTAGAGCGCTGGCCATCTCGCACCTACAAAGAAGTGTTGATTATGGGAGCTCGCCAACATGGACTTCCAGAACACTATATCAAGTTTCTAAGAAGATTGAAACACAACGGTGATGACGGTGGTTGGTTCACGGGACTATTACTGAGGCGCTATGCTAACAATAAAGTATGCGAGTGTCGAGTACCAGGAAGAATACCCAGAGAACCTCTCAAAAAGACCTTGACTTGGAGCGCcaaagttaaaaaaagtaaaggatga